The following are encoded in a window of Vespula pensylvanica isolate Volc-1 chromosome 2, ASM1446617v1, whole genome shotgun sequence genomic DNA:
- the LOC122637990 gene encoding uncharacterized protein LOC122637990 isoform X2 translates to MLNYCRHCRSTRIYSTLCTISTSSKTIFIDAPSISNIRIFLWTIWIYSYIHEWTSSQQSFGGFFSRQLRSSTILVSKTTTRSENRWSFSCSSVLFNSQTHNSFVHRRFKKSVDNEIKNDSGKTGESIAVQSDSSLNDQTMSNFDESPTANIKKIEDKTNQANQIHKESITSGTLFNLNADKLNPVHQISPNVQENHNLENPQESLIKLNLPNIQNIVTDNESSKLENLMDKPNLRNFPDPRPFTAVLTTMSKPTQSNFQKEKLKQNEERDAIIGSAQTKNSDLLIKDHFQQNYPTWSSISNYYQSPLYSNLVFPATEYQPGVYMVSNIMDGCNNEPVKTNVDQQSWSQQQIYQDGTNQATGTISNNGYTYWPQYQQNYLTSYILRYPTVPYYYASSVYPNTYLQFY, encoded by the exons ATGCTTAACTATTGCCGACATTGTCGTTCAACCAGAATATACTCGACCCTATGCACAATATCAACCAGTTCAAAGACAATTTTTATTGATGCCCCATCAATATCGAACATCAGAATTTTCTTATGGACAATCTGGATTTACTCCTATATACATGAATGGACCTCAAGTCAGCAATCCTTTGGTGGGTTCTTCTCAAGACAATTACGTTCTAGCACGATACTCGTATCCAAAACAACTACACGCAGTGAAAATAGGTGGTCATTCAGTTGTTCATCCGTCCTATTTAATTCGCAAACACACAATTCCTTCG TTCatcgacgatttaaaaaatccgtcgacaatgaaattaaaaacgattctGGGAAGACCGGGGAAAGCATTGCTGTTCAATCGGACTCGTCCCTAAACGACCAAACTATGTCAAACTTTGATGAATCTCCTACTgcaaacattaaaaaaattgaag ataaaaCAAACCAAGCAAATCAAATTCATAAAGAATCAATTACTTCAGGAACTTTATTTAATCTAAATGCAGACAAATTAAATCCTGTCCACCAAATCTCTCCTAACGTTCAGGAAAATCATAATTTAGAAAATCCTCAGGAATCCCTAATCAAATTGAATTTACCGAATATACAAAACATCGTCACTGATAACGAATCatcgaaattagaaaatttgatgGATAAACCAAATTTACGAAATTTTCCTGATCCTAGACCCTTTACAGCAGTATTAACTACGATGTCAAAACCAACGCAATCCAATTTTCAAAAG GAAAAACTAAAACAGAATGAAGAACGTGATGCTATTATTGGCTCGGCACAAACGAAGAACtctgatttattaataaaagaccACTTTCAACAAAACTATCCTACATGGTCATCGATCAGTAATTACTATCAATCTCCATTATACAGTAATTTAGTTTTCCCTGCTACTGAATATCAACCTGGCGTTTATATGGTGTCTAATATTATGGATGGTTGTAACAACGAACCAGTGAAAACGAATGTCGATCAACAATCCTGGAGTCAGCAACAGATCTATCAAGATGGTACGAATCAGGCAACAGGTACAATATCAAATAATGGATATACGTATTGGCCTCAAtatcaacaaaattatttaacgagtTATATATTAAGATATCCAACTGTACCTTATTATTACGCATCATCGGTATATCCAAATACTTACTTacaattctattaa
- the LOC122637990 gene encoding uncharacterized protein LOC122637990 isoform X1 — protein MKTQFGILISIVKLCLTIADIVVQPEYTRPYAQYQPVQRQFLLMPHQYRTSEFSYGQSGFTPIYMNGPQVSNPLVGSSQDNYVLARYSYPKQLHAVKIGGHSVVHPSYLIRKHTIPSIVHRRFKKSVDNEIKNDSGKTGESIAVQSDSSLNDQTMSNFDESPTANIKKIEDKTNQANQIHKESITSGTLFNLNADKLNPVHQISPNVQENHNLENPQESLIKLNLPNIQNIVTDNESSKLENLMDKPNLRNFPDPRPFTAVLTTMSKPTQSNFQKEKLKQNEERDAIIGSAQTKNSDLLIKDHFQQNYPTWSSISNYYQSPLYSNLVFPATEYQPGVYMVSNIMDGCNNEPVKTNVDQQSWSQQQIYQDGTNQATGTISNNGYTYWPQYQQNYLTSYILRYPTVPYYYASSVYPNTYLQFY, from the exons ATGAAGACACAGTTTGGAATATTG ATTTCAATCGTTAAGTTATGCTTAACTATTGCCGACATTGTCGTTCAACCAGAATATACTCGACCCTATGCACAATATCAACCAGTTCAAAGACAATTTTTATTGATGCCCCATCAATATCGAACATCAGAATTTTCTTATGGACAATCTGGATTTACTCCTATATACATGAATGGACCTCAAGTCAGCAATCCTTTGGTGGGTTCTTCTCAAGACAATTACGTTCTAGCACGATACTCGTATCCAAAACAACTACACGCAGTGAAAATAGGTGGTCATTCAGTTGTTCATCCGTCCTATTTAATTCGCAAACACACAATTCCTTCG ATAGTTCatcgacgatttaaaaaatccgtcgacaatgaaattaaaaacgattctGGGAAGACCGGGGAAAGCATTGCTGTTCAATCGGACTCGTCCCTAAACGACCAAACTATGTCAAACTTTGATGAATCTCCTACTgcaaacattaaaaaaattgaag ataaaaCAAACCAAGCAAATCAAATTCATAAAGAATCAATTACTTCAGGAACTTTATTTAATCTAAATGCAGACAAATTAAATCCTGTCCACCAAATCTCTCCTAACGTTCAGGAAAATCATAATTTAGAAAATCCTCAGGAATCCCTAATCAAATTGAATTTACCGAATATACAAAACATCGTCACTGATAACGAATCatcgaaattagaaaatttgatgGATAAACCAAATTTACGAAATTTTCCTGATCCTAGACCCTTTACAGCAGTATTAACTACGATGTCAAAACCAACGCAATCCAATTTTCAAAAG GAAAAACTAAAACAGAATGAAGAACGTGATGCTATTATTGGCTCGGCACAAACGAAGAACtctgatttattaataaaagaccACTTTCAACAAAACTATCCTACATGGTCATCGATCAGTAATTACTATCAATCTCCATTATACAGTAATTTAGTTTTCCCTGCTACTGAATATCAACCTGGCGTTTATATGGTGTCTAATATTATGGATGGTTGTAACAACGAACCAGTGAAAACGAATGTCGATCAACAATCCTGGAGTCAGCAACAGATCTATCAAGATGGTACGAATCAGGCAACAGGTACAATATCAAATAATGGATATACGTATTGGCCTCAAtatcaacaaaattatttaacgagtTATATATTAAGATATCCAACTGTACCTTATTATTACGCATCATCGGTATATCCAAATACTTACTTacaattctattaa